A part of Silurus meridionalis isolate SWU-2019-XX chromosome 18, ASM1480568v1, whole genome shotgun sequence genomic DNA contains:
- the si:ch211-244b2.4 gene encoding protein mono-ADP-ribosyltransferase PARP12, which produces MASNYEDAFDRSVSDLSETGTDSLSGSDSDSETQQRQVCYYYNKGNCRNGTSCPDLHVCKYYLKGNCRYASGCRLYHGSVSNTASNNQETRSRSRRTQGYRDRSRSSSSGSDSNTDSRPYRWQLNLGKGWQDVENDYILEAQFSRPYTKGITIYNTPCGALSIDFTRMRILKKTNLRVRRRGSRKSNWLWYYRETDGWREFGKKDAQGNSSPVNSSMLESEFKKNSCGTLQFIIDSSNYEIRFKDMCQKNLSTGHKRKIRRRPKFDSPQAEGVNTVTNKLKSMLTSSKKAPLWQFSGRRGNWHNFSSQGSCSVSSEDIEQEFQRNHQGSMSFNVNGDQFILDFSQMIQTNVKTKATRNIRRVKQ; this is translated from the exons ATGGCTTCGAATTACGAGGACGCATTTG ATAGGAGTGTGTCAGATTTAAGCGAAACTGGCACAGATTCACTTTCTGGATCTGATTCAGACTCAGAAACACAACAG AGGCAGGTCTGCTATTACTACAACAAAGGCAACTGTCGCAACGGCACCTCCTGTCCAGACCTGCACGTGTGCAAGTACTATTTGAAAGGCAATTGTCGCTATGCCTCGGGATGTCGCCTCTATCATGGCTCAGTCTCCAATACTGCAAGCAACAATCAAGAGACAAGGAGTCGTAGCAGGAGGACTCAAGGTTACAGAGATCGCAGTCGTAGCTCCTCATCTGGTTCTG ACAGCAATACGGACAGCAGACCCTATAGATGGCAATTAAATTTGGGAAAAGGCTGGCAAGATGTAGAAAATGATTATATCCTGGAAGCTCAATTCTCACGCCCTTACACTAAAGGCATCACCATCTACAATACTCCCTGTGG TGCTCTGTCTATCGACTTTACAAGAATGCGTATCTTGAAAAAGACCAACCTGCGAGTAAGACGTAGGGGCTCCCGAAAGAGCAATTGGCTGTGGTATTACAGAGAAACCGATGGCTGGCGTGAGTTCGGAAAGAAG GACGCACAGGGGAACTCCAGTCCAGTGAATAGCTCCATGCTGGAAAGTGAGTTCAAGAAGAACTCATGTGGCACTCTGCAATTCATTATTGACTCCAGCAACTACGAGATAAGATTTAAAG ACATGTGCCAGAAAAACTTGTCCACAGGCCACAAAAGGAAGATCAGAAGACGTCCAAAATTTGATTCTCCTCAGGCTGAAGG AGTGAATACAGTGACAAATAAGTTAAAGTCCATGTTGACTTCATCTAAGAAGGCTCCTCTGTGGCAGTTCAGTGGGAGACGTGGAAACTGGCATAACTTCAGTTCTCAA ggCTCTTGTTCAGTATCAAGTGAAGACATTGAGCAAGAGTTCCAGCGCAATCATCAGGGCTCCATGAGCTTTAATGTAAATGGAGACCAGTTCATCCTGGACTTCTCAC AGATGATCCAAACCAACGTGAAAACAAAAGCCACTCGCAATATCCGACGTGTGAAGCAGTGA